Below is a window of Apodemus sylvaticus chromosome 5, mApoSyl1.1, whole genome shotgun sequence DNA.
ATAGGAAGGCATTATTTATGCAAATGTTATTGTTGTCCTTGAATCTTCATTTAGGAGTTTGAGTGTCTCCATTTGTTCTCTATAATTTTAGGGACCTTGGAATTTTCCTAGTTAGAAGCCTCACCTTACTGACCTCCCCCCACCTCCGCCACACCCTCAGCCTTCCGAATTGATAGAGATGGTTGGAAGAGCAGACTCTCCAAACAATCAATGATAATTAATGCTCAGACTCATTCCTCCTCCACCACTCCAACCACAGGAGCAAGTAATTACAGCAGCTCCCAAGTATAAAGCTTCTCCAGTGACCCCACTGGAAGACTCTGATCCTcacaaggaattaaaaaaaagtgcacAAACCGATGAATCCTCTCAGAGGAGCTATTATTTCACGTAGAAAGGCATGTTCCACACTTGAATGACTTCTCTATGCCCTAGCTGCCTTTACTTCTCCTTCTGttggcctcccctcccatcccccagctCCCGAACACCTTCTCAGCCAAATAACAGCCCAATTGCTCTGGAAGACTATCTCCTCCTTTTATCTGGGTAAATACACACCATCCCAGgtaattatatttacttattcataCCTACTTCTTACCCTGGATAATAAACACCCACAGCATAGGTaacgttttttttttcctctccaaaaGTAAGGAAGCCCCATCAGCAGATCTCTAGTCTCTGAGAATTGTTATTTTATGGCTTAAGTAATGGAGCCAAAAAATGAAATGGATTCCTTCTAAGGATACTCACCAATGAGGAAGGTTAGaaaggagatggggtgggggcttGAGGGAAATAAAGGAATGTATATTAGTTGGGCCAGTAAGGATTATGAAGGGTAATTCTTTCTCctaaatgctttcttctgattTCCAAATATCTTCCTGTCTTCTGGAGCCTCAGGAAGCTGAAGGCAGACGTATTAATGGCAGCATGACTGCTTTGCCTTGGCTGGTCCTCTGCCCCAAAGCCTCAGATCTCTGTCTCTGCTACAGCTTTCATTCCCCTTCCTGTGCTAATACAAGTCAAGTTGCACCTAGTCCCGCAGGTAGCTGTAGAAACAAACCCTCTTGGGTCTGAATATGCAATTCACAAGAGAGAGAGCGCACTAGGAAGAAGGCAGAGAGTCCCTGATGACCTTTTGCCCTTGGATACTACCAGCCTTCACACTCCAGATTAAGCTGCCTTAGTGAGCAAGAGAGGAAAGCACTGTGGTCCCGGAGACCTGTGCCTGCCTGTTCCACTCCACACCCAGTCATCTTACCacaccctcctcctctctttaaATTCCCCTCCAGTCCAGGAACTGCCAGctgcagagaaggaagagaagggagaagaaactcTCCATTCCCTGCCCAACCCCAGCCCCACACCCAGAGCAATCAACAGGTAGGCTCTCTCAGACACTACTCAGCTAGAGTCCTTGAGCAGCAAACAGGTTTAAGcctgaaaaagaggaagagaaataaaagatcGTAGGTGAAGCAGGGGTTAGAGtagaggacaaaaaaaaaaaagtagggtcCCAAAGAGAGGCAGGAAAGAGACAAGCTGAAGACTTGGGGGCAGTGAGTGTGGGGGATAGAATGGAGAGGATAAGAGCCAATAGCTTTCTGTTTCTTAAGGAATCCTTTCTCAACCTTGTTAGGAAAGTATAGGTGTAGCAGGGAGTTCCCTGGTGCTCTTCCTGGTTCTTAGGGAAAGGTGACCTTGAAGCTGCGGTGTCTTTTCCCTgagctctctctgtcttcctcttctctttattCTGTGGTTTTCCTGCGGCTGCCTCTCCTGGGGAACATGGAGAGATGGCATGCAGATCGAATTCAGAAAAGAGGCTGGGCAATgtcaacctccccacccccaccccctccccccaaacccaGAAAATAGACGGATTGGGTTTCAGATTTAAACAGAGTGGGCATGAGAGAAGGGGGTTTCGGGTTCAGGAATCCCCGTGGTGCTGTCCTCTACTTAGTGCTGAAATCTGACCACCCACATCTTTGGTGGGCGTCTGTCCCCAGCCTCAGGGAGTGAATCTCGGGTCTTCCTAATTACCTGGCTAGTGCTACCCAACCCCACCTCCGCACACCTAGCGCGGTGGCAGGCGGGAAGGCGGAGCCTGAGTGAGCCCCACCCCTGAAGACTGCGGCTGGGGCCTCCCTCTTTTCTAGCTGGCTGGCTGCTTGCTGCGCTTCTCCTGCAGCCTGGTAGGTACCGGCTGCCACTTCAGCCTTCATCGTGACCCCTATTTTGGCTCCAGTCTCCGACCCAGTTCCGTCCTCTCTCTACCCGGTTGCATCCTGTCTCATAGTTCCTGACTTGCTCCAGATCCTGCTCGGAATTCCGTAGCCGCATCCCCAAGCCATGGCTGGTCCCTTCTCCCGTCTGCTGTCTGCCCGCCCCGGACTCAGGCTCCTGGCTTTGGCTGGAGCTGGGTCTCTCACCGCCGGAATTCTGCTCCGCCCGGAATCTGTAGGAGCCGCTGCCGGTGAACGGAGGAGACTGTATCCCCCGAGGTATTAGAGCCTGAGATGCAcgaggtgggggctgggggttggtagtggtggtgatgggaACCGAACGGGTAGAGAGGATGACCTGAGCAAAAGACAGGGCCTCGAAGATGGATTTCTGTACAGCTTAGAGATCGCAGCCCTGTAGGAAGAGCCGTGTAGGGCCTCAGCCCTATAGGGCCCAATGCGAAAAGGAAAAACATGTCTAAGGACATGTCACCTGATGTCACTGCCTCCAAGCCAGCTTTAGCATTGCAAATTCTAGGTTCACCCACTGCCCAAATCCTTTTTGGATGACTAGAAACTACCTTTTTATTTTCCTCGACCTATTCGCCTTGTTCTCCTGAATTCTCCtgagcctctcccctcccccatctctaatGTTGTGCTCACTAGAGAAAAGGAACTGTGTAGATATGGGGGGATTGAGGTGTTAGAActattaggaaaagaaaagaccctggaaatccctaaagaaatgatcaagaTTTAGCCTACCTCTAATTCCCCCTCCTTCCAACGAGCAAAGCCAGACATGGCTCACTGGACAGCTCCCAGCAGACAGCAGTAGGTCTAGCCTCCTGTGCTCTCCCTCCATGGTTACTGGGTAACCCCTTCCCAGCGCTGAGTACCCAGACCTCCGAAAGCACAACAACTGCATGGCCAGTCACCTGACCCCAGCAGTCTATGCACGGCTCTGcgacaagaccacacccactggTTGGACACTAGATCAGTGCATCCAGACCGGAGTGGACAACCCTGGCCACCCCTTCATCAAGACTGTGGGCATGGTGGCTGGAGATGAGGAGACCTATGAGGTAGGGGGCCCCTCAGAAATCCCGGTTCCTTCCTCCTAAAGATCCCTCATGTCTGTTCCCTCGAGACTATGGATTGTCTATATTCAAATTTTCTGACCCAGTGATATCAATCTACAACTCAAGTGTAGGAAGGAGTTTCTTCTTTATAACTGCCTCTTCCTCTTAACTCCCTTTCAGGTATTTGCTGAACTGTTTGACCCTGTGATCCAAGAGCGGCATAATGGATATGACCCCAGGACAATGAAGCACACCACTGACCTTGATGCCAGTAAAGTGAGCCAAATGGGACACTTCCCACATGTGCAGCCTGTGCACTATGTTCTGTATCTCTAATCATTACACCTTATTTCCTGACTCATGGTTAGACTGCTGAGCTTTCAATATTGATAAGAGAAAGAATTGCCTATCTTGAAAAATAGCAGATAGGAAGACATAGTGGATAAGAGGATAATGGAGTTAAggagaatatgatcaaagtacaaAATGGTGCAAGAATTTTTAAGAAGTAACTGTGTCctggctgctgggtgtggtggctcacacctgtaatctcagatcTCAGTAGGCTCAGGAGTGACActcctccctacacacacacacacacacacacacaggctgtacCCAAAGTGAGAAGTTTGGAGAAATGACCACAATGTCTCCAGTTAGCCTGCCTGTCCAATGTGTCCTTCCTTCCGGGGCCTGCTTTATAATTCCTAAAGGCTCCCGCCTACTATGTCTCCGTGATTTATAGTAATTTCTCTTATTCCTCAGATCCGTTCCGGCTACTTTGATGAGAGGTATGTATTGTCTTCAAGAGTCAGAACTGGCCGAAGTATCAGGGGACTCAGTCTCCCTCCAGCCTGCACGCGGGCAGAGCGACGAGAGGTAGAACGTGTCGTGGTGGACGCGCTGAGTGGCCTGAAGGGTGACCTGGCTGGACGGTACTATAGACTCAGTGAGATGACAGAAACGGAGCAGCAACAGCTCATTGATGTGAGGGTCGTTGACAGGGAGCGGAGTTGTGGGAGCAGACAGAAAAGAGGTAGAGGGGAGGCTGGGCCAGAAAAGATAGATGGCCCAGATGGTACTGTGAGAATCCTTAGGCCTGTTCCCTTTATTCTCCTCAGGACCATTTTCTGTTTGATAAGCCTGTGTCCCCGTTGCTGACTGCAGCAGGAATGGCTCGAGACTGGCCAGATGCTCGAGGAATCTGGTATGGGGCCgattcactttttcttttgattccCTTGTATGTGCAAAGTTTTCTCTCCATCAACCTCTGTGCTTATCTTGCCTGTCGATCACTATACCTCCTGCCCTCAGGCACAACAATGAGAAGAGTTTCCTGATCTGGGTGAATGAGGAGGACCACACGCGGGTCATCTCTATGGAGAAAGGTGGCAACATGAAGAGAGTGTTTGAAAGATTCTGCCGGGGCCTCAAAGAGGTTGGAGAAGGGTGCTGCGGGGAGCTAGGCGGGAGGAAGTGAGAAAAACCATAGAGCAGCATAGGCAGATTGGTTACATCACTTGCCGGTCAACCCAGGGTATTTCTGATAGTAGAAAGGGTCATTATCATGCTAGGATAAAGTTACAAATCAGGGCCATCCTTGGAAAACCAGGGCATATAGTTCACTCTGAAAATAGAAAGAGTGTCAGTGTCAGTAGACTATGgaaggaaataaagcataatctTTGCCAAGTAATGCAAAGAAGAAACCAATGATATGGCCAGCCAGTGCTGGGGTGGCTGGGGTGAGGTGGGATGTGCAGTTAAGGAGAACATCTGAGCCTGATGGATGTGGGGTGTGAGGGATTGGTATGTTCATGATACATCACCCAGTTCTGAGCCAGGGTGAGCCTTGACTCTAGATTCTATCTAGCATTGTATCTAGGCTTTAAGCAGAAAGTGCTAGAGAGACTAGGGAAGGTAGAGGCTGAACTGGCTTGAGTTCTAGAATGTGTGCTTCTGGATGAGAGGTGACTCGGCAGGCTTGTATGGACAGGGTGTCTATATTTATTCAGTGTTTGAAACTGCCATAGATCTAATCTTTAATGCATTTTCTTGTATCTACAGTTTTATTTTTGGACTTGTAAAGAAAGAATGCTTCCCTTTTAGATTCCAGCTGGGAAGTTTATACTATTTTCAGTAAGGAATGGATAATGTCCTATGAGTGCGTAGAGAAACACTCTTTAATTATATGACTAGGTTTATTTAGCTATAAAGTTGAGGACTAAATGAAATAATGCAGGCAAAGGAATTGTTCTACAATAAGTGTTGTGAGCTTCAGGATGTAAGACTCCCCGTGGTGGGATTCCTTCTGCATCACAGAGAGCATTGTCTGAAGGTAGTGGTCTTTGTGTCCACTGCTCTGGCAGACCCCTGTCTCTTCCATCCTAATAGTCATTATGGTGGTCAGGAAAGCGGAGACACCTCTTGAAGTCCCCCTCTTCTCACACATACCTGTGGATCTGGCTTCTCGGCTGCGCCCTCTCACATCTCCATGTTCTATTACACACGTTCCTTTTACAGCTAAGAATGGGCTCTCCTGCCTTATCATCTCGTTCCTGTCCAAAGGGACCCTTCGCTCTTTGTCAAAGATATAACTGATGCATGAGAACTCTGCACTGTTTATGACTTCTATTCATTTCCCCGATCACTCTTAATATATCATTCTCTCAGGCTTCTTCCCGGAACAATCTATCTGCCACAATCTCATCAGCATGCATATAACGCAACCTCAACACATACGATGACAATAagttttaacaacaacaaagagcATGTCATTCATCAATCCTCAAGCTTCTTGTTGTAGAAATGGTTCTAGAATGTCTGTGAGGCTAACTAAGAGGGATTTTCCACGACAGAACCTCTGTTGACACAGGTGGAGAGGCTGATCCAGGAACGAGGCTGGGAGTTCATGTGGAATGAGCGTTTGGGATACATCTTGACCTGTCCATCTAACCTGGGCACTGGACTCCGGGCAGGAGTACACATCAAACTGCCACTGCTAAGCAAAGTAAAGGCTatgtggggttgggggtgtgagTGAGAAAGGGGATCTGGAAGGGGATGGAGGAGGCACTCTTAAGGGAATATGGCTAGAGGGCCGGAGGACAAGGTGGGAACAGTCTCTGCCTCTATTGACCTGGCCCTGATCTTTATCTTGCCTCTAGGATAGCCGCTTCCCAAAGATCCTGGAGAATTTAAGACTCCAAAAGCGTGGAACTGGAGGAGTGGACACTGCTGCCACAGGCAGTGTCTTTGACATCTCTAATTTGGATCGACTTGGCAAGTCAGAGGTGAGGTCTTATGAATTAGATAAAAAGGCTGAGCTAAGATGGTGAGCCTCGGGAATGTAATAGAATCTGAAGCAATGGTCaggttgggtgggggagggggaaagaaaacgAGCTTTCAGAGATGGAAGATCAGTGCTAAAGAAATTCAGGTCAGGCAAGGtggtgtgtgcttttttttttttttaaagcaaggcctctctctctctctctttttttttttttaaagaatcctgggccactttcttttttttttttttaatttatttatttattatatgtaagtacaccttagctgtcttcagacactccagaagagggtgtcggatctagttatggatggttgtgagccaccatgtggttgctgggatttgaactcaggacctctggaagagcagtcagtgctcttaaccgctaagccatctctccagccctggtgtgTGCTTTTTAATAGCAGCAAAGGcaagacagatctctgtgagtcccagggcagccagggctacatagtgatatcctgtctcaataactgaaaaaagaaaacaaagaaagataaagaaactcAGGTAAAGTGTGGGAAGCAGAGACCAAGGACTCATGTCCCTCAGGTGGAGCTGGTGCAGCTGGTCATCGATGGGGTGAACTATTTGATTGACTGTGAACGGCGTCTGGAGAGGGGACAGGATATTCGAATCCCTCCACCTCTCGTCCACGGCAAACATTAACTCCCAACCGCCAGCAGATGAACCGAGATCCCCAGGACTTCTGCATATTTAACAGTGGCCCGTTCTGCTTGCCCTGGACCCGCCTCGCCTCTCACTCCCTGTCCTAGTAAAGACCCCACATCATGTTGCAGCTGTCTGTGTTATTTCTATCCATGTGCTGAGGAGGAAgtaggaaatgaaaagaaacagtgGGGGTTATCCATCGTGCCAGGAGCACAAGTCTCAGGTGGGTGGAATGCATTGGAATATTACCCATAATCCTCAGCCTCTTACTGAGAATAATTAGAATGCACTTCCATTTACAATTTGTTCAGTATGACCAGTATGACATCAGTTTTCTCCCTCAACTGAAGGAACAGTATCAT
It encodes the following:
- the LOC127685800 gene encoding creatine kinase U-type, mitochondrial encodes the protein MAGPFSRLLSARPGLRLLALAGAGSLTAGILLRPESVGAAAGERRRLYPPSAEYPDLRKHNNCMASHLTPAVYARLCDKTTPTGWTLDQCIQTGVDNPGHPFIKTVGMVAGDEETYEVFAELFDPVIQERHNGYDPRTMKHTTDLDASKIRSGYFDERYVLSSRVRTGRSIRGLSLPPACTRAERREVERVVVDALSGLKGDLAGRYYRLSEMTETEQQQLIDDHFLFDKPVSPLLTAAGMARDWPDARGIWHNNEKSFLIWVNEEDHTRVISMEKGGNMKRVFERFCRGLKEVERLIQERGWEFMWNERLGYILTCPSNLGTGLRAGVHIKLPLLSKDSRFPKILENLRLQKRGTGGVDTAATGSVFDISNLDRLGKSEVELVQLVIDGVNYLIDCERRLERGQDIRIPPPLVHGKH